The genomic interval GTTGACATTGGGTTTGGGGTCAAGACTTGGGAGATCGATGGAATACTCCAAGCCGGAGCAAAAGGACTTGACAGGCTAGCTAAGGTTGCGGCTAAAGCTAGGCGAGCAAATTTAGGAGCCATAGGAAAGAGAGACTTCTAGTAACAGTTCGGATGCAATTATCCTACGCGATCGCATCTTTCTCTTCCGGATGAATTATAGTTAATTTTAAGATTTGGATCGGAAGGCATAACTCTAGATCGAACTAAAAATAGCTCTTTGAGAGAGCCAGATAATGCTGGTGAGGTCTCAAAGAGCTACTCGAAGAAATGGTTTACGTTGAAGCTAAGGCGATTATCTTAAGACTCGCTCAAATCTTCTTCAACGCGAGCATAGAAGAGACCTTTAATTTTCACATCGGCAGCTTCTTTGGCACCTAGATCGGTATCAGAAGGTTGAATGCTGGTAAAGATACCACCAATTTCACCAGTGCTCGGATCGACTTTAGTGACTTGCAGAGAAATCTCTCCTTCACCCACTTGAACTCGTTTCACATTGGCTAAGGTAAACTCTTCATTATCCGCACTAGAGGGAACGGCAACTGCATTATCATAACCAGTTGCAACGCCGCGCGCTTTCGGATCGAGGAAGGTAGCACCGCGATAAGAAGGAACGCGGAAGCTACCGCTCAGATCGGTTGAAGTATTAACGCTATCAGCACCGGGTTGGCTCGTTGCAACAAGGTCTTTAATCGTGAAAAAGAACGGTACTTCTTCTCCACCAGGCAAGAGAACCGTAATAATTTGGAAATCGATTCCACCTTTTTCTGAGAACACTAGAGACTTATCTGGACCAAAGGTAAGGTCTCCGAAAACGTCGGTTAAGCTAGAAGTATAACGGGTCAAGACTCTCCCGCGTACAAATTCAGCTTCTTTACGCTTGCTGGTCGGTTCTTCTTTAACAAAATAGTCGTTGGGTTGCAAGCACAGAGCGTCGATGACATAGTTCTTGCTGCGATCGAGGGCAATAGACCCTCTGGAGGCTTCCTCCAATTGAGGACAGTTGTTAGCTAAACCAGTGTTTTTAATATCATCGTAGGTGAGGTTTTCGCCAGCCGGACCTCCGCTACAGGCGGTAATGAGACTCAAACACAAGACTAGGATCAGAGAAATAAAAGCGCGATATTTCATAAGTGAGTTTTTAGGGTTTACCAAGTGTATTTTCCTCCAACTGAGTCCGATCCATCCCCAACATCGCTCTGATGGCTTGGGGTTGGGGATCGGAAAACTCTTTTAACCATAATTTCATAAAATGGTACGGGTGAGCTACTGAGCGTTGAGTGCTCGGCCCTCCGGTGTTGTATATGGTGTAGACTCGTGCGATCGCCCAATTAGTCAAACTGGGGTGGCAAGTCGGTAGGAGACACGCCATTGGGTTCTGGAGGAACGCCAACTGTTGGCGCTGTTCCCGTTCCTGTCCCCGTCTCATTGCCTGGTGTGGAAGAGGCTGGGGTTTCTGGAGGAGGAGCGACTAAGGTTTCGATCGCCAAGGTACGCTGCAATTGTTTCCCGCTTTTACCAATGACGCTTAAGGTGAGGATTTCTCGTCCCGGTTGCGGACTAATGGGATAGCGAACGGTTCCGGTTAAGGGAACGGTTCCCGGTGAGGGCAATAGTTCGACTTTGGTTTCCGGACCGCCTAATACTTGCCAGGATAACTCCAGAGGATCGGGACGCTGGTTGGGTTGCAGGGTTACCACCACTCGCAAGGGAGCGGGTTCTCCATTGACGGTAAATTCAGTAATGGCTAAGGGAAAGACGGGTGGCAGAATTTGAATAACTTCTGTTTGTTGGCGATCGCTAACTTCCGTAGAATTCCCTTTCGCCACTAGGCTTAACTCGAAAATATAATCTCCAGCACGTCGAGCAGACGCGGGCACATTCTGACAGACTAGCCGGCCTGCCAAACTACAGTAAGGTTGCAGTATATCGGGTATGCCACTATCCAAGCGATAGCGGCGCACGGGAGAGACAACAATGCCATCGCGATCGCGACCGACGAGCTGAATTTCTTGCACTTGTTCTCCATGTTCGACTTCCCAGGAGAGCAGGACTTCTTCTCCTTTTTCCTCAGAATAGCGACTTTGGGACGGTTGCAATTGCAAGATCTTCGGTACTGGAGGGGGAGGGGGTGGTGGAGCAACGGGACGCGGCGCGATCGCGATCGTCCCGGTTTCCATAGTCTCCGTCACTTCTCCCGTTCCTCTCTTGGGAACAACACCCAGCTCAAACCGATAGTTTCCCGGTTCTCCGATCGGAGTCGGAACATTGCGACAGCGCAATTCAATAGTGACGGTACAGAGAGATGCGAGAATTTCGGGAAGGCCTTGCTGGAAGGAGAAACGTCGATCGGGCATGGCCACTAACCCCGTATCCGATCGCCCTTTGAGCGCTAACTCGCTAATTTGACTGGGATTGGCGATCGCCCAATTGAGCGCGATTTGCTCCTCGTTTGCAGCCTCATAGCTGCCAGAAGTTGGCTCAAACTCGGTAATGGCGGCTGGTTCTGGCTCAATGACGGCGATCGCATCAGCGGGAACTGATTCCGGTTCTGCTGGAATGCGATCGGTGGGAGTGACGGTTAACTCAAAAATATAATCGCCAAATTCAGTCATAATTACCGGTATTCCGGAACAGGACAGCACCTGACGTTCAAAGGAACAATACTCGCGCCACTCTTCCGGCAATCCAGCGCGCAGATTGTAACGTTGCTCCTCAATATTTACCACTCCATCGGGAGTTCGAGAAAGCCAACTTAACTCCGCAATCCCATTCGGATGAGTCACCTGCCAACTTAACTCGACTAAGCGCGGCAATTCCAACCCAGATGGCGCGATCGCCAAAGCACTATTCGCCGGACTATTCGGTCGCACGGCAACCTCAGTCCCATTGCTACTGAGATTTTCCGTTTCATTCTTATCTAGCAATCGCGCCCGAAACTCAGCAATTTTCGGTATGGGAAGTGGAGCAATGGTTACTGTATTCGTCGTGGCGGCAATGGTTGACTGGCCTCTGCGCTTCGGCATCACCGTCATCTCAAACAAATAGTCTCCTGGTTCGCGAGCATCGGTGCGGATATTTTGGCACAGCAGCCTGCGGCGGGTTAGGGAGCAAAATTCTTGCAGGGTTTCGGGCAATCCGCGTTGCAGATTGTAAAAGACTGGAGTGCTAGTAACGTTGCCATTGGGCGATCGCCCTAAAATCTTCAAACTCTCTATTTGTCTGGGATTGCGGATTTCCCAATTCAGATAAATAAAATCATCATTTTCGGCAGTATATTGGGGTGCGGCTGAAGAAAACTCATCAATTCGTGGTGGAGCTGGAGGCTTAAAAAATGCCCACCAAATCGCAAAAATCAGCAACCCGAGCAAGCCCAATCCAGCGAGAATTGCCAGTAACAATTGCCACCACGGTCGCGCTTGCCACAGTAAAGTACCTTCAATGCGATCGCTAGGTAGGGGCAATTCGTAGTCATCCACCAGCTCCACGTAGAATGCGATCGTTTTTCCCTGACCGATTAACGGCCGGCGCCACCAAGGGCCGGGTTTTGCATCCAGATCGACTGCAATTAACTCCCCTCGATCCAAAGCGATGCCATCGGGCATTAACTGATACTGACAAATCGGGCGCCCTTGATCTTCGCGCACTGAAATTGAGAGCTGACGAAGTGTATTCCCCGCATTTTGCAGCCGTACTTGATACATTCCTGTTTCGCGACTGACCTTACCCACCAACGTCCGCAAATCCATGCGCAGGTCGTAGCGAGGCAACACCTCTACATAAACCATATCCAGCAGGACTAAATCGGGGTCATTTTCCCCGCTCAAGCGCAACGTAGGTAAATAGCGGCCGGCATCGGTCTCTAGAGGAAAGCGAAACTCCAAACCGATCTCCCCTTTCGCTCCGGGATTGAGGGCTAAGTTATCGGGAATAATCACCAAACCTAACTCATTAATCCCCTCCGGATAATGCACTTCCCACCAAGATTCTGGTAAATCGGTGCAAGTTAAACGAAAGCGGTCTACTCGGTTGGAGCGATTATGCACCAAAACGCTCAGATTAACGGATTTTCCGGCTTCCGCAAGGGTGGGTTTTTCCGCCGTGCTTGCCGGAGTGAGAACAAAGGTGGGGTCGTTCGACTGCACCGCTGCTTGAATCGGCGGTAGAATCTGGAGCGTGGCTTGATGGCGAATGGGCGTTTCTTCCGGATAGTGCTTCGGCGCATCAATAACGAGCAAATAGGTATAGTAGCCGGGAATGGCTTCTACCGGAATGGGAAAGGAAAAGACAACCTCGCTGCTGCTGCCCGAACTGAGGGCAAATCGTTCGTACGGATTGGGACACCAGGTTTTTAGCTGTCCCGAAGAATCGTCAATAAACAGATCGATTATGGCTCCCTGGAGACCCTGATTGCCAATGGTGACTCGCAGTTCAAAGGTTTCTCCGGCTGAGGTAATGCTGTCTCCAGAGGGATTGGTAATGACGGAGAGAGAAGTGACATTTTGGCGGCCGTTGGCGGCCGTTGGAACGAGAGCAGCAGACGGATTAAGTTGAGGATTAGATTGAACCATGAGTCAATTAACAATTAATAATTAATAATGAATAATTAACAATGAGGGTTAATTTTTAATCGTGTTGACTTGGTAGAGCCTGACTTGGCCGTCGTCGCCTCCAGTGACGATTTGAATAAGAAGATCGGTGTTATTTTTCCAGGATGGAATGATGGCGAGATCGACGGCATTTAGGGGTTGATAGTGGGTGGCGATGGTTTGTCCTTGCAGATATTTGGTGAGTCGCTCTCCCGTATTGCGCAGGGGCCAGAGGATAACGCGGCCGTCGTCGCCAACACTGGTTAAGTACAACCCATCAGCACTAAAGGCAAGGGAGCGCACGGCTCGGGTTCGATGACCGTCTTCCCAGCTATCCAACTGTTCGCAGGAGAGAAGATCGCTGCTGTTAGAGAAGGAGAGAGAGTCGAGGCACGATCGCACATCCCAAATGCCGATTCGACCTTGATTATCGGCGATGGCGAGCATAAATGGCTTCTGTTCGACGGTTGCCAGACTGGTAATGTAGTTATCCTGTCCGGTAGCGGTGCCTTCGGAGATGGAGAGACTTCCCGTGATGTTGCGTTGGGGATCCCAGAAAATCAGTTGATTGTAGCGGCCGCTAATGGCGAGGATATCTCGTTCTTTTCCGACAAAGGCAATATCAGCGATCGCAAAATCAAAGGTTTGGGTGAGTTCGGGTTCGTTGGGATTATCGCCAGAGTCAAAATCGCGACCCACATACCACTTGGCCACTAATCCACTGCCATGGCCGCTAAATAAATAACGGGAGTCCGCAGTAAATTCGAGATCCATCACTCGGTCGTCTTTTTGGTAGGCAAAGGCGCGCAAGGGAGTTGAATCTGTTGAGAGCAAATGCCACAATTGAATTTCGCCATTTTCCAGACCGATGGCCATTTCATTATTATCCACCGGTCGATATTTCACCGTGCGAATGGCTTTATCCGTTTCCGCTGGAGTACCGACAAATTCCAGACGTTTTTTTTCAACGATCCAACTTTGAATGCGCTCGTCTACAGAACTGCTCAAAATGCGATCGGCCAATCCATTGAATTGTACGGCAGTTACTGCAGCTTGATGCTTAATGTAGTAGTACTGGCCGTGCAGCAGCCACCAAACAAGCCATAGAAGCAGCAGAACAAACAATCCTTGCAACCATCGAGGAATAATTGGAAAGAGCTTGAGGATAAGAGTTTGCTGCCCGTTAATCAGAGAAGGTTGGGAAAAGGGTTGTTCTTGTAAGAGGGGTTGGCGCACATCCAGCTCATCGCGAAGTTGATTGGTTGGGAACTCAGACCGAGTGAGTCGAACGCTGATAGGAATAGAACGCTCGATCGTCCATCCAATCCAAGGACGGGGAGTGTCCACTTTTAGATCGAAGGTTTCGGTCGCTGTGGGAGAAAGAGTATGGTTGGGAGGGATTAATTCTAACGTGAGGGGAGATTTTTCTTTCTCCTTGAGGGGTAAGTCAATGGTGGCTTGGTATTCTTGATTGCTTTGATTTTCTAAGAGAAGCGGATAGATAAGAGTAGGACGATACCAAGTTCCCATGCCGCCGCTCAAGAAGGGTATCCAAGGACGTTTTTGCGGAATGGTTTGGCTGAGGTTGGGAACTTCGAGCAAGATTTGACCTTGGGGAAAGATTTGAATGAATGCGTCCAGTTGGGCGGGCGGGCCTTCGGGGTGAGCAATTTCGATTTGGGCGGCATAGGAGACTCCGGCGATCGCCCGGTCGATATCGGGAAGGGCGCAGGTGAGGCGATAGTCGAGCCACTGGTTCGCGGGTAGATTGAAGGAAGCGGGAGGCAGGCTCAACCAGGGGGTGGCACTTTTCAGGGCAATGGTTGCCGGAAGGTCTTTAGAGCTGGGGTTGTACAGCCGTAGGGGAATGTCGAGATCGGTGTTCGGATAGCCTTGTAAATTGGAGTTGGGCAGTTGGGCGGTAATGACTAGCTCGCCGACTCCTTTTTCAACTCGCAGGCGCAGGATATGTCGCTCTTCTACTCCAAGTTCGAGTGAAAAAATTTGGATGGTGAGGTTGACGAGTCCGACAAAGCCAATAATTGGGGTTTTATGAATTTCGACAACAAAGGTGGTGGTGTCTCCAGGGGGTTTTTTGGTACTGATTTCTGGAGAGAGGCTATACCAAGTGCGCTTGGAGGAGGGATCGCCACCGGCGGCAATGATGTCGAGCTGAAAGCTGGCAAAGCGATCGCTATAGTTAACGACGCTGACTTCAAACTGAGCTACTCCATAACCGGGTTGAAAGGTTAGCTCTTTGGTCGAGAGCGCGGTACCAATAAGCTTTTCCGCACCAATAAGTTGTTCCGCCATCTTCTGACCTTTGCCTCTGTGCAATAATTATGACCTGTCGCTAGCGCAATGGCTAGAATCTATCCCTAACGTGCATTTTGAATCGGGAAGGTTAGGAAATCGAAAAGAAGAGGTTAATATTTCCTATTCCCTAGCTCGACCGAACATGCAAATCGTATCAAATGGCGCAATAGCGATCGATTTCAGTAATTTCTCCCATGCTCTGGCTTTTTCAGACCTTCAGTTTTCCAGAGTTTACCTCTGGCTCTTAAGATTTACTTTAGAACAGTGTGGTGGTTCTTGCGAGGTATAGAGTCGCGATGAGTAAAACTGAGGAAATTTTATCGAAATTGCCGGGAGATGTGATGGCAGGACTGCGGCGAGCCGATGGCCTGTGGACGGGGGTACGCGAGTCGAGTTTATCCAGTTCTACGGTAGTTGCGATCGCCGATACAGAGATTCGGCAAACTCCAGCGCGCGCTGTCGATGTTGTGGTTTGTGGCGGTACATTGGGGATTTTGGTTGCCTGTGCGTTGCAGCTCGGCGGCATACGGGTGGCGGTGCTCGAGCGCGGAGTTTTGCGCGGAAGAGAGCAAGAGTGGAATATTTCGCGGGCGGAGTTGCAGGTGTTGGTGGAGTTGGAGATGCTGACTGAGGAGCAGTTAGATCGGGCGATCGCCAGCGAGTATAACCCGGCGCGGATTAGTTTTCCCGGCGGCGAGGATATTTGGGTTAAAGATATCCTCAATATTGGGGTCGATCCGGTGTTTTTGTTGGAGACTCTGAAGCAACGGTTCCTGGAAGCGGGAGGAGTTTTGCTCGAGAATACGCCGTTTGAAGGAGCAACGGTATACCGGGATGGCATTATCGTTAACGCTGGCAAGACGGAGATTCAAGCACGGTTGCTGTTAGATGCCATGGGTCATTTTTCGCCGATTAGCCGACAAGCGCGAGGGGGCAAAAAGCCGGATGCGGTATGTTTAGTGGTGGGGAGTTGTGCTACGGGTTACCCGAAGAATGACACCGGAGATTTATTTGTCTCGTTTACGCCAGCGATGCATGATTGCCAATATTTTTGGGAAGCCTTTCCAGCGCGTGACGGCCGCACCACTTATCTATTTACTTATGTCGATGCCGATCGCGATCGCTTCAGTCTAGAATTTTTCTATGAGGAATATCTGCGCTGGTTGCCCGAATATCAAGGCGTTTCTCTCGAACAGCTAACCTTCCAACGCGCCCTATTCGGCTTTTTCCCCTGCTATCGCAATAGCCCATTAACTCTACCTTTCGATCGCATTTTACCCATTGGCGACAGCAGCGGCAGTCAGTCTCCCTTGAGTTTCGGCGGATTTGGCGCCACCATCCGGCATTTGCAACGGCTAACGGCAGGCATTACAGACGCTTTGAACTCCGATGCCCTTGGCAGCAACGAGCTAGCACTTCTACAACCCTATCAACCCAATTTATCAGTGACTTGGCTCTTCCAACGCTCCATGAGTTTACCCGTAGGTTCGCTATCGGAAAACCCCTTGCCCTTAGTCTCTCCAAATGAGTTATTAGCTCCCATCTTCGGCATTATGAACGACTTGGGCGATGAAGTGATGAATCCGTTTCTACAAGATGTAGTGCAGTTTCCTGGTTTAACCCAAACCTTACTCAAAACCTGGTTAGCACAACCGATATTAGTGCTGAAAATTATTCCGCAAGTTGGTTTGCCCGCTCTACTGAACTGGTTGGGGCATTATTCTAATCTGGCCGGTTATAGTTTACTCGATGCGATCGCGAGTCAGTTCGAGTCTTCCCCGAGCTTCTTGTCTGCGAAACAGCAGTATGTTTATCGTCGCTGGCGCGATCTCTGGCATTATGGTTCCGGTCGAGATTATTGCGATCGCGAGTCATCTCCTAATGTTAAGCGTTAGTTCCTTCAAAACCGACCCTCTGCTACGGTTAGACTGGAATGATTGCAAGGAATGAATAGGATCGAACTATGGTTTCTCGTTTGTGGATTAACGCGATTGTTCCGGCGATCGCGATTGGGGTGCTGACTGGGTGCGAATCAGAGCCAGGGTTTCCTCCTCCTAATCCGGATTATTCCCAACCGGAGCTACCGAATGGGAATAATAGCAACCCCACCACAGATAACACCACGGATAATGCAACTGGGGATAATACAACGGGTAATGGCGATTCTAATCCGCCCCCGGTTGTGGTTCCTCCCAAACCCTCGAGAACGGTTCTCGCTGCTCCCGAAAATCCGGATGCTGAAGTAAATGCGCGGGTGCAGCAGATTTTAGATAATATGGCGGCGAAAGGCTACGGGAAATCCAATCAAGGGATTTGGATGCAATCTGGAGATACTCTATTAGCCAATTATCAAGGAACAGTTCCCCTTCCGGCTGCTTCCTTAACCAAGATAGCGACAAGTTTAGCGGTTTTAGATGCCTTCGGGCCGGAGCATCAATTTTTGACTGAAATTGGTTATACCGGCACTCTGGAAAATGGAGTAATTCAAGGCGATTTAGTAATTATTGGCGGAAAAGATCCGTTCTTTGTTTGGGAAGATGCGATCGCCATTGGTAATGCGTTAAGCGAGTTGGGCATTACTGGCGTTACCGGAAATCTGGTGATTGTCGGTGCATTTTATATGAACTATGAAGATAATCCCAAAACGTCCGGCGCGCTCTTGCGTCAAGGATTGAACGTGCAACTCTGGCCGGATGATGCGTATTTGCAATTTGAAAATTTGCCAAACAATACGCCGCAACCGCAAGTGAGTGCTGGTGGATTAGTCAAAACGGTGAAAAGTACGCCCGCGAATATTCAACCACTTCTAGAATATTCTTCGCTGCCGGTTGCCGAATTGCTAAAGAAAATGAACCAGTACAGCAATAATCCCATGGCAGAAATGTTTGCGCGCATGGTTGGCGGTGCGGGAATTGTTTCGCAGAAAACTGCCGAACTGGCTGGGGTTCCGGCTGCGGAAATCAAGTTAATTAATGGCTCTGGGTTGGGTGAAGACAATAAAATGTCGCCGCGAGCTGCGATCGCCTTATTTTTAGCGATTCAAAGCTTGCTCGAGCCTTATAATATGACCGTTGGCGATATTGTTGCGATCGTCGGTGAAGATGAAGGCATTTTAGAATCCCGTCCCTTACCGAAATTTACCGTAACGAAATCTGGAAGTTTGTATGCGGTGAGTGCTTTAGCTGGCGCGCTGCCGACTCGCGATCGCGGGACAGTTTGGTTTGCTATCTTAAATGGCGGTAGTTCTTACGAGGACTTCCGCGAAGAACAAGAAGCTTTCCTCAATGAATTTTCGACTCAATGGGGAGCGGTTTCTCGGTTACCGAAAGAGTTAAGACCCGGAACTTCTCCGTTTTCTAAATCGCGCCTCAAACGGGTTAAATAGCCAGAATAAGAGGAGTAATAAATAGTAGAGGTGCTTTAATAACGCACCTCTACTATTTCTCCATGAAGCTTCGCTTCATGGAGAAATAAGTGGTATGACTCATAAAACAGTCTTTTTTAAATATTTACTTGTATTTAATCAACTTAAACAGATTTTTTATTTTCTGTCTAGATGTTTAAAAAAACTGACAATGAAAATAATTATCAGAAAAATTGTATTTAGAAGTTAAATTATTTAATAAAAAATTAAGCTCTTGAATCCGTCTGAGGCAAAAAAAAATCCGTTGGCGTAGTAGAACGAAAAATCAGGTATTCGATAATGTTTCGTACGGACATTGTGCTGTATTGCCTTTAAAACTCCATGACTGGATTGGCCAAACACCGCCTGAAAACTGCTGCATTGCTCGGGAGCTTGTATATTTCCCAGTATATTCCTCTAACCTTTATTTACGAGGCACTGCCCGCTTTTGTTCGCCAACAGGGAATGTCTCTCGAGACGATTGGTTTGCTGCCTTTAGTAGCATTACCAACCGTTTTCAAATTCTTATGGGCACCGGCGATCGATCGCTACGGGTTTACCCAATGGGGTCACTATCGATTTTGGATTATCGGCTTTCAACTGTTAGCGATCGCTTCGGCAGCGATCGCGGCAGATTTAAGTCCTGCCCGTAATTTTCCTCTCGTACTGGGAGCAATGTTCGCACTTTGCTTGTGGTGCGCCAGTCAGGATATTGCAACTGATGCCTTAGCGGTAGGAGTTTTGACTTCACAGGAACGAGGTTGGGGGAATGGCATACAATTATCCGGAAATTATCTCGGGGCAGCCGTTGGTGGCGGTGGCATGCTCGTCCTACTGGACTGGTGGGGCTGGAAGCCAAGTATGTTGATTTTGACAGGATTAATGCTGGTTGCCCTGCTGCCCATTTTCAATTTTCGAGAAACTTGCGTCCAAAAAAACGATATCTCTCAATTCGTTCTGCTCGATCTCGTTCGTTTTTGTCGTCGTCCCCAGATATGGCGATGGCTGATTGTTTTGACGCTATTTTCGACAGGACCAATGGTTGCCAACACTATGTTTCGCCCCTTGTTGGTAGATATCGGACTGTCAATGACTGAGATCGGCTTGTTACTGGGAGCGCTCGGTTATGCTGCGGGAATTTTCGGGGCGATCGCCGCAGGTTTGCTCGTGACTCGGCTGGGACGATGGCGATCGCTATTATGGTTTTGTAGCTTGCGAGTTTTCGCGATCGCGACTTATCTTTTACCAGCTTTAGGGGTGGTGAATTTGCCCCTTCTTTATGGCGTAGCGATCGCTTTTCAATTTACCAATGGCATGGCTATGACAGCATTATTCACGCTCATGATGGATCGGAGCAAATTAACGACGCCTGGAACGGATTTTACCCTACAAACTTCCTTTATTTACTTTGGCGGCCTCTTGACCGCACCCCTAAGCGGTTTTGCAGCTACCTCATGGGGTTACCAGGGAGCTTTTGCCTTGGCTCTGACTCTTGCTCTCGGTAGCGTTGTCTCTATTCTCGGACTGGTAGAACGCAATTTAGCCAGCATTGAATCCATTTAAATCATTAGGCTTAATTATGACAGAATCATCTCCAAGTCTTTTACCATTATTAGCACCCTACCGAATTAAGCTTATTATTTCTTGCTTGCTTTCAATTTTAGCCCGAGGTTTACAGTTAGTTCCTTTTATTCTCATTTATTTAGGCGTTACCGCTTTTTTACATCCTCCCGTCCGACCCGAAGAGGTTTGGCCGTTGGTCGGGATTGCCGCGATCGCTATTTTACTGCGTTGGATAATGTTAGCAATATCCGGCAGAATTTCCCATCAAATTGCTTATAATATTATCTACGATATTCGCATCAAAATCGCCGAAAAGTTAGGCAAATTGCCTTTAAGTTATCTCAATCGCAGTTCAACGGGAATGCTAAAAAAAATCATCAATGAAGATGTCGAATATCTCGAGCAAATGTTAGCTCATGGTATTCCTGAAGGAATTGGTCTTATAACTATTTTCTTTTTAACAGTATTTGTACTTTTTCTAATTGATTGGCGTATGGCTCTAGCGGCTTTAGGAGGAATTCCCTTCAGTATTGGCTCTCAATACTTACTTTTTAAGGACTTGCAACCGATTCTTAAAGATTATTATGAAAGCCAAGATTGTATGAATGCAACAGTTATCGAATACGTGCGCGGAATGCCTGCCATTAAAGCTTTTACACAAACGGTCGAATCCTTCGATCGCTATGAAAAATCCGTGCGAAATTACCAAGAAATCGAGGAAAAATGGTCTCGGCAATCGCTCTTGCCTTGGACATTATTTAGTGTTAGCGTATCGCTCAATTTAATTATCATTCTTCCCGTGGGTCTGCATTTCTTTCAAGAAGGAAATTTGTCCCTGGCAACATTGATTTTATTTTTGTTACTTGGCGTTGGTGTTAGCGCTCCGTTGCTGCGCTTGCTCGAATCGGTGGAGGTTTACGTACAAACTCAAAAAGGACTGGAGAGAATTTTTACTATTTTAAATGAGCCAGAATTGCCAGAAAGTGAAACTCTAGAATTGCCGCAAGATTTAACCTTGGAATTTTGTGATGTTTCCTTTGCTTATGAAAAGAAAGAAGTTTTACAAAATATTAATTTAAAAATAGTTCCCGGTCGAGTAATAGCTTTAGTGGGGAGTTCTGGCTCTGGGAAAACGACGATCGCAAAATTATTGGGTCGCTTTTGGGAAGTCTCGGACGGAGAAATTAGTTTGGGCGGCATTAACATTAACCGTTTCAAACTCAACGATCTGCTCTCGAAAATGGCATTCGTTTTTCAAGAGGTTTCTCTGTTTAACGATACCATTTACAACAATATTAGTATGGGCAAGCCGAACGCCAGTCGTGAAGAAGTTTTTTTCGCGGCAAAAGCAGCCCAATGTCACGATTTTATTGCCAGCTTACCCCAAGGTTACAATACTATAATTGGCGAGCGAGGTGCTAAACTCAGCGGCGGACAGAAACAGCGCATCTCCATTGCTAGAGCGATTTTAAAAGATGCGCCTATTGTCATTCTCGATGAAGCAACGGCATTTCTCGATCCAGAAAGCGAGGCACAAGTACAAGCAGCTATTAGTCAACTTGTTGCCGATAAAACCTTATTAGTTATTGCCCATCGCCTCTTTACGATTGTCGATGCCGATCGAATTATCGTGATGGATAAAGGCAAAATTTGCGATCGCGGCAGTCATGCAGAACTATTAGAAACCTGTGAAATCTATCGCCATCTTTGGGATGCTCATTTACAGGCAAAAGGATGGACTTTACAAGAAAGACAAGGGGCAGTTTTTAATGCAGTCTCTTCGCCAACATTGAAGCCTTAATTCGGGAGGAATTAGCAAATGTTGAATAATTTATTTAAGATAGCAGGAAGCTATCGCCCCCAACTGATGCGCGGAACTGTTATGCATGTCATTTCCGCAATTTTAG from Roseofilum casamattae BLCC-M143 carries:
- a CDS encoding photosystem II manganese-stabilizing polypeptide, with protein sequence MKYRAFISLILVLCLSLITACSGGPAGENLTYDDIKNTGLANNCPQLEEASRGSIALDRSKNYVIDALCLQPNDYFVKEEPTSKRKEAEFVRGRVLTRYTSSLTDVFGDLTFGPDKSLVFSEKGGIDFQIITVLLPGGEEVPFFFTIKDLVATSQPGADSVNTSTDLSGSFRVPSYRGATFLDPKARGVATGYDNAVAVPSSADNEEFTLANVKRVQVGEGEISLQVTKVDPSTGEIGGIFTSIQPSDTDLGAKEAADVKIKGLFYARVEEDLSES
- a CDS encoding WD40 repeat domain-containing protein — encoded protein: MAEQLIGAEKLIGTALSTKELTFQPGYGVAQFEVSVVNYSDRFASFQLDIIAAGGDPSSKRTWYSLSPEISTKKPPGDTTTFVVEIHKTPIIGFVGLVNLTIQIFSLELGVEERHILRLRVEKGVGELVITAQLPNSNLQGYPNTDLDIPLRLYNPSSKDLPATIALKSATPWLSLPPASFNLPANQWLDYRLTCALPDIDRAIAGVSYAAQIEIAHPEGPPAQLDAFIQIFPQGQILLEVPNLSQTIPQKRPWIPFLSGGMGTWYRPTLIYPLLLENQSNQEYQATIDLPLKEKEKSPLTLELIPPNHTLSPTATETFDLKVDTPRPWIGWTIERSIPISVRLTRSEFPTNQLRDELDVRQPLLQEQPFSQPSLINGQQTLILKLFPIIPRWLQGLFVLLLLWLVWWLLHGQYYYIKHQAAVTAVQFNGLADRILSSSVDERIQSWIVEKKRLEFVGTPAETDKAIRTVKYRPVDNNEMAIGLENGEIQLWHLLSTDSTPLRAFAYQKDDRVMDLEFTADSRYLFSGHGSGLVAKWYVGRDFDSGDNPNEPELTQTFDFAIADIAFVGKERDILAISGRYNQLIFWDPQRNITGSLSISEGTATGQDNYITSLATVEQKPFMLAIADNQGRIGIWDVRSCLDSLSFSNSSDLLSCEQLDSWEDGHRTRAVRSLAFSADGLYLTSVGDDGRVILWPLRNTGERLTKYLQGQTIATHYQPLNAVDLAIIPSWKNNTDLLIQIVTGGDDGQVRLYQVNTIKN
- a CDS encoding FAD-dependent oxidoreductase; this encodes MSKTEEILSKLPGDVMAGLRRADGLWTGVRESSLSSSTVVAIADTEIRQTPARAVDVVVCGGTLGILVACALQLGGIRVAVLERGVLRGREQEWNISRAELQVLVELEMLTEEQLDRAIASEYNPARISFPGGEDIWVKDILNIGVDPVFLLETLKQRFLEAGGVLLENTPFEGATVYRDGIIVNAGKTEIQARLLLDAMGHFSPISRQARGGKKPDAVCLVVGSCATGYPKNDTGDLFVSFTPAMHDCQYFWEAFPARDGRTTYLFTYVDADRDRFSLEFFYEEYLRWLPEYQGVSLEQLTFQRALFGFFPCYRNSPLTLPFDRILPIGDSSGSQSPLSFGGFGATIRHLQRLTAGITDALNSDALGSNELALLQPYQPNLSVTWLFQRSMSLPVGSLSENPLPLVSPNELLAPIFGIMNDLGDEVMNPFLQDVVQFPGLTQTLLKTWLAQPILVLKIIPQVGLPALLNWLGHYSNLAGYSLLDAIASQFESSPSFLSAKQQYVYRRWRDLWHYGSGRDYCDRESSPNVKR
- a CDS encoding D-alanyl-D-alanine carboxypeptidase — encoded protein: MVSRLWINAIVPAIAIGVLTGCESEPGFPPPNPDYSQPELPNGNNSNPTTDNTTDNATGDNTTGNGDSNPPPVVVPPKPSRTVLAAPENPDAEVNARVQQILDNMAAKGYGKSNQGIWMQSGDTLLANYQGTVPLPAASLTKIATSLAVLDAFGPEHQFLTEIGYTGTLENGVIQGDLVIIGGKDPFFVWEDAIAIGNALSELGITGVTGNLVIVGAFYMNYEDNPKTSGALLRQGLNVQLWPDDAYLQFENLPNNTPQPQVSAGGLVKTVKSTPANIQPLLEYSSLPVAELLKKMNQYSNNPMAEMFARMVGGAGIVSQKTAELAGVPAAEIKLINGSGLGEDNKMSPRAAIALFLAIQSLLEPYNMTVGDIVAIVGEDEGILESRPLPKFTVTKSGSLYAVSALAGALPTRDRGTVWFAILNGGSSYEDFREEQEAFLNEFSTQWGAVSRLPKELRPGTSPFSKSRLKRVK